Proteins from one Mesorhizobium sp. M9A.F.Ca.ET.002.03.1.2 genomic window:
- a CDS encoding ABC transporter ATP-binding protein: MTAALSVEGLEVIFDRFRALKGVSLEVREGESYGLVGESGSGKSTLLRAITGLAPVAAGSITVNGKTLGKGRDKAFYRDVQMVFQDPYGSLHPRQTVDRLLQEPLAIHGFVDGEKRIQRALDEVGLGTGFRFRYSHQLSGGQRQRVAIARALILEPSILLLDEPTSALDASVQAEVLNLLEEIRRRRKLTFLMVSHDLAIITHMCERLMVMQNGEAVETLTASQLIGHRVSEDYTRNLLRASEGFVRTT, encoded by the coding sequence AGTCTCGAGGTCAGGGAAGGCGAGTCCTACGGGCTGGTCGGCGAGAGCGGCTCCGGCAAGTCGACGCTGCTCAGGGCAATCACCGGTTTGGCGCCGGTCGCCGCGGGCAGCATCACTGTCAACGGCAAGACGCTCGGCAAGGGCCGCGACAAGGCCTTTTATCGCGACGTGCAGATGGTCTTCCAGGATCCGTACGGCTCGCTGCACCCGCGCCAGACGGTCGACCGCCTGCTGCAGGAGCCGCTCGCCATCCACGGCTTTGTCGATGGCGAGAAGCGCATCCAGCGGGCGCTGGACGAGGTCGGCCTGGGGACCGGCTTCCGCTTCCGCTATTCGCATCAATTGTCAGGCGGCCAGCGCCAGCGCGTGGCGATCGCCCGAGCGCTGATCCTCGAACCGTCGATCCTGCTGCTCGACGAGCCGACCTCGGCGCTCGATGCCTCCGTGCAGGCGGAAGTGCTCAACCTGCTGGAAGAGATCCGGCGGCGGCGCAAGCTGACCTTCCTGATGGTCAGCCACGACCTCGCCATCATCACCCATATGTGCGAGCGGCTGATGGTGATGCAGAACGGCGAGGCGGTCGAGACGCTGACCGCGAGCCAGCTGATCGGCCACCGCGTCAGCGAGGATTATACGCGCAATCTGCTCAGGGCGAGTGAGGGCTTTGTGCGGACGACGTGA